The Chryseobacterium aureum genome contains a region encoding:
- a CDS encoding T9SS type B sorting domain-containing protein gives MKNIIFSLLFILLSITISAQRDTDHWFAPYYASTSYTQALYLSTDSATPFTVTVNSNNIAIGTVTISKNAPQIFVVPIAAIAANVTSDAFNIINKGLHVQGTQPFYCSLRIVSSTTHAEIITSKGKAGIGKEFYVAGTPSTATSTGNNFTAGVLATENNTIVTATWSGNVAFFGAAPAGTNTHTVTLNKGQSFIFAGGPGTGGQNQSAFIGAKIVSDKPITLTNGNVNGNFGNNTGSGSDAILDQSVPTDRLGSTFAMVRTRSTAADLEGGIIVATEDHTQIFINGSNTPIATINSGDFYRISGNNYVQQGTSGHFNMFITTSKNVYLYQLVSVGDSSATCGYNYIPPLNCFLPRKIDEIGKINEMPTGTGTSSTVPNGTIVKLNILTEAGANVTVNGVQPLASEGPFPLTGNNSWVTYAIPSITGNVTVISDKAVTAGINGGYSTSGYGGYFAGFSSIPLIAKQTGECIPGIVLEVDDSYDTYQWFLNGNPITGANANTFTPLVSGNYTVRIAVGSCTPAVTPVYKVFTCLEESTKAMTVCEGYQAIVPEFTNSTQSYVPSTVTILTPPVNGTATVDPAGVINYTPNFGYMGTDTVVYKFCGNNPDFTDCEQVTLTLTVSESPIVKDAALRSCFEPSNPVLGKFDLTSAGVNVQPGTIKQYYPSPTDAQNGTNEILTPANYIAPDGVVYIKVSNANGCYRIAEVTLTVIPPVYSDVLKDQIICMENTTTLDAGPGFTSYLWSTGATTQSIKNAGVGTYWVDLKNRECTTRQTVKVYASENPVIAAINISNNTVTLTVIAGSSPYQYSMDNVNWQNENVFTNVPRGSHTFYVKDGYHCTPVEVEITVPNLINIITPNGDGINDVLDYSALSGKTNFTFSIYDRYGTKIHEGGKVNGYQWDGSIGGKKVSTGNYWFDMGWNETNQKQTPIKYTGWIMVKNRN, from the coding sequence ATGAAAAACATTATATTCAGTTTACTATTTATCTTATTGAGTATCACTATTTCAGCTCAAAGAGACACGGATCATTGGTTTGCTCCTTATTATGCCTCCACAAGTTATACGCAGGCATTATACCTGTCTACTGATTCCGCAACTCCTTTTACAGTTACTGTAAACAGTAATAATATTGCGATTGGTACTGTAACGATCAGTAAAAATGCTCCACAGATATTTGTTGTCCCTATTGCGGCCATTGCAGCAAATGTAACTTCAGATGCATTCAATATTATCAATAAAGGGCTGCATGTACAGGGAACCCAACCATTTTACTGCTCATTAAGAATTGTAAGCAGCACCACACACGCTGAAATTATAACCAGTAAAGGAAAGGCCGGAATTGGAAAAGAATTTTATGTAGCCGGAACCCCTTCCACAGCAACATCAACTGGGAATAACTTCACAGCCGGGGTATTGGCAACAGAAAACAATACGATAGTCACGGCTACATGGAGTGGAAATGTGGCATTCTTTGGAGCAGCACCGGCAGGAACCAACACCCATACGGTTACTTTGAATAAAGGACAGTCTTTTATTTTTGCAGGAGGTCCGGGAACGGGAGGACAAAACCAATCGGCTTTTATTGGGGCTAAAATTGTTTCGGATAAACCCATTACGCTTACCAACGGAAATGTTAACGGAAACTTCGGAAACAATACGGGCTCAGGATCAGATGCTATTCTCGATCAGTCTGTGCCCACAGATAGGCTTGGAAGTACTTTTGCCATGGTAAGAACCAGATCTACGGCAGCTGATCTGGAAGGGGGAATCATTGTGGCAACTGAAGATCATACCCAGATATTCATCAATGGATCCAATACCCCTATTGCGACCATCAACAGCGGTGATTTTTACAGAATTTCAGGGAATAATTATGTACAGCAGGGAACTTCGGGACACTTTAATATGTTTATTACAACCTCAAAAAATGTTTATTTGTATCAGTTGGTTTCAGTAGGAGACAGCAGTGCAACGTGTGGTTATAATTATATTCCGCCATTAAACTGTTTTCTGCCCAGAAAAATTGACGAGATTGGAAAAATTAATGAAATGCCTACCGGAACAGGAACTTCAAGTACCGTCCCGAACGGAACGATAGTAAAACTAAATATTCTGACTGAAGCCGGAGCCAATGTAACCGTCAACGGAGTTCAGCCACTCGCTTCAGAAGGTCCATTTCCATTAACGGGAAATAACAGCTGGGTCACCTACGCCATCCCTTCTATCACCGGAAATGTGACGGTTATTTCTGACAAAGCGGTAACCGCCGGTATCAATGGTGGATACAGTACTTCCGGATATGGTGGGTATTTTGCCGGGTTCTCTTCTATTCCATTGATTGCAAAACAGACGGGAGAATGCATCCCTGGTATTGTTCTGGAGGTTGATGACAGCTATGATACCTACCAGTGGTTTCTGAATGGAAATCCTATTACCGGTGCAAATGCCAATACTTTCACGCCGCTGGTTTCTGGAAACTATACGGTAAGAATTGCTGTAGGCTCATGTACTCCGGCGGTTACTCCGGTGTATAAAGTATTTACCTGTCTTGAAGAATCTACGAAAGCAATGACGGTGTGTGAAGGCTATCAGGCTATTGTTCCTGAGTTTACTAATTCCACCCAAAGCTATGTTCCGAGTACAGTAACAATCCTGACCCCTCCGGTAAACGGTACCGCTACTGTGGATCCGGCTGGAGTTATTAATTATACGCCGAACTTCGGTTACATGGGAACAGATACTGTTGTTTATAAATTCTGTGGTAACAACCCGGATTTTACAGATTGTGAACAGGTTACTTTAACTTTAACGGTTTCTGAAAGCCCAATCGTTAAAGATGCAGCCTTAAGATCATGTTTCGAACCTTCTAATCCTGTACTTGGTAAATTTGATCTCACCTCTGCCGGAGTAAATGTGCAGCCGGGAACGATTAAACAATATTATCCCTCTCCTACTGATGCTCAGAATGGAACCAATGAAATTCTGACTCCAGCCAACTATATTGCTCCAGACGGGGTAGTTTACATCAAAGTAAGTAACGCCAACGGCTGTTACAGAATTGCCGAAGTAACGCTTACTGTGATCCCTCCGGTTTATTCAGATGTATTAAAAGATCAGATTATCTGTATGGAAAATACCACCACACTGGATGCCGGACCTGGATTTACTTCTTACCTGTGGAGTACCGGAGCCACCACACAATCCATCAAAAATGCAGGGGTTGGAACGTACTGGGTAGATCTTAAAAACAGAGAATGTACCACCAGGCAGACTGTAAAGGTTTATGCTTCTGAAAACCCTGTTATTGCAGCTATTAATATCAGCAACAATACTGTTACTCTTACTGTAATTGCAGGAAGCTCCCCTTATCAGTATTCAATGGATAATGTCAACTGGCAGAATGAAAATGTATTCACCAATGTTCCCCGCGGAAGCCATACTTTCTATGTGAAAGATGGATACCACTGTACGCCTGTAGAAGTAGAAATCACGGTTCCGAATCTGATTAACATCATCACTCCCAACGGAGACGGAATTAATGATGTCCTGGATTATTCCGCTTTGTCAGGGAAGACCAATTTCACCTTCAGCATTTATGACAGATATGGAACTAAAATCCATGAGGGAGGTAAAGTAAACGGATATCAGTGGGACGGAAGTATTGGCGGCAAGAAAGTCTCTACCGGAAATTACTGGTTTGATATGGGCTGGAATGAAACGAACCAAAAGCAGACTCCAATAAAGTATACAGGATGGATCATGGTAAAAAACAGAAATTAA
- a CDS encoding TetR/AcrR family transcriptional regulator — translation MAKGEETRQFIIEKAAPIFNTKGIAATSMSDIMEATKLSKGSMYVHFENKEVLACAAVEHNMKMLNERLQRTLSQYTTSKEQLFAYIDFFSDPNHPPVVGGCPLLNFGTEADDTNPVVKEKVNRAIQQSQLLLSGMIEKGISNKEFKADWNSADFATALFAMLEGGHLMARMSGNNDRMQVIGNTLKKIIEENSI, via the coding sequence ATGGCAAAAGGAGAAGAAACCAGACAATTCATTATAGAAAAAGCAGCCCCTATTTTTAATACAAAAGGGATTGCAGCTACTTCTATGAGTGATATTATGGAAGCAACCAAACTGTCTAAAGGCAGCATGTATGTTCACTTTGAGAATAAAGAGGTTCTGGCATGCGCTGCTGTGGAACATAATATGAAGATGCTTAATGAAAGACTTCAGAGAACTTTAAGTCAATATACCACTTCCAAAGAGCAGTTATTCGCTTATATAGATTTTTTTAGTGATCCCAATCATCCTCCGGTTGTGGGTGGCTGCCCTTTACTGAATTTCGGAACGGAAGCGGATGACACCAACCCTGTTGTAAAAGAAAAAGTAAACCGGGCCATTCAGCAAAGTCAGCTATTGCTTTCCGGGATGATTGAAAAGGGAATTTCCAATAAAGAGTTCAAAGCAGACTGGAATTCCGCAGATTTTGCAACGGCCTTATTTGCTATGCTTGAAGGTGGACATTTAATGGCTAGAATGTCCGGTAATAATGATAGAATGCAAGTTATAGGCAATACTCTAAAAAAAATAATTGAGGAAAACAGCATATAA
- a CDS encoding SDR family NAD(P)-dependent oxidoreductase: protein MSKTVLITGASKGFGKAWAEAFLAKGYQVAATARNVETLHSLKEKYGDSVLTLTLDVDQREESLAVVQKVHQHFGSIDILINNAGYALTGAIEETNEQEARAQFETNFFGTLWLTQAVLPIMRDQKSGHIIQVSSILGLATLPTMGLYNASKFALEGLSETLATEVKEFGIHVTLVEPNGYASNIWHTGIHTQSNPVYDGVKKAFSEAETSFGDVEATVPALIKLAETENPPLRLLLGKVALPFVKQNYEQRLKVWEEWKDVSVEAHG, encoded by the coding sequence ATGTCAAAAACAGTTTTAATTACAGGTGCGTCAAAAGGTTTCGGAAAAGCATGGGCAGAAGCTTTTCTTGCAAAAGGTTACCAGGTAGCGGCAACCGCCAGAAATGTAGAAACCCTTCATTCTCTAAAAGAAAAATATGGAGATTCCGTATTAACGTTAACTTTAGATGTAGATCAACGAGAAGAATCTTTAGCAGTGGTTCAGAAAGTGCATCAGCATTTCGGCAGCATTGATATTCTGATCAACAACGCGGGCTATGCCTTAACCGGAGCCATTGAAGAAACCAATGAACAGGAAGCCAGAGCACAGTTCGAAACAAATTTTTTTGGAACATTATGGCTTACGCAGGCGGTACTTCCTATCATGAGAGATCAGAAAAGCGGTCATATTATCCAGGTTTCTTCCATCCTGGGATTGGCTACTTTACCTACTATGGGACTTTACAATGCTTCTAAGTTTGCACTGGAAGGGCTAAGCGAAACGCTGGCTACGGAAGTGAAGGAATTCGGAATCCATGTTACTTTGGTAGAGCCTAATGGTTATGCGTCCAACATCTGGCATACAGGAATCCATACTCAAAGCAATCCGGTTTACGATGGGGTTAAAAAAGCTTTCTCGGAGGCAGAAACTTCTTTTGGCGATGTAGAAGCTACGGTACCGGCACTGATTAAATTGGCGGAAACAGAAAACCCTCCATTGCGTTTATTACTTGGTAAAGTGGCGCTTCCGTTTGTAAAACAGAATTATGAGCAGCGCCTGAAAGTATGGGAAGAGTGGAAGGATGTATCTGTAGAAGCTCACGGATAA
- a CDS encoding epoxide hydrolase family protein, whose protein sequence is MKTTISTLFLATAFTLNIPAISKAQTNPRDAVSSHSDTSIRPFHINIPQTQLDELKRRISETRFPDKETVKDASQGIQLAQLKELITYWGNGYDWRKVETQLNALPQFVTKIDGLDIQFIHVRSKESNALPVILTHGWPGSPLEFINAIDPLTDPVKYGGKASDAFDVIIPAIPGYGFSEIPTETGWDPDRVARAWDILMKRLGYKKYVSEGGDHGSVISDALAKQAPSGLLGIHLTMPATIPAGLVKPINAGDPPPSGLSASETQAYHAMSTFFGRNAAYGGMMVTRPQTTGYLLSDSPVALAAFLYEKIAEWSESDLHPEKVIGRDAILDDITLYWLTNTGASSSRFYWENNKNNFSADAQKTKDIKVPVAISVFPHEIYQAPESWSKLAYPTLYYYHRAPKGGHFAAWEQPQVFTEELRAAFKDLRKKL, encoded by the coding sequence ATGAAAACAACAATTTCAACCTTATTTTTAGCTACGGCTTTTACCCTGAATATTCCGGCAATTTCTAAAGCCCAGACCAATCCCAGGGATGCTGTCTCCTCTCATTCTGACACCAGTATCCGTCCTTTTCACATCAATATTCCACAGACTCAGCTGGATGAGCTTAAAAGACGGATCTCTGAAACGCGTTTTCCGGATAAAGAAACGGTAAAAGATGCTTCCCAGGGAATTCAGCTTGCCCAGTTAAAAGAACTGATCACCTATTGGGGTAACGGATACGACTGGAGAAAGGTGGAAACTCAGCTGAATGCGCTTCCGCAGTTTGTAACAAAAATTGACGGTCTTGATATCCAGTTTATCCATGTTCGTTCAAAAGAGTCTAACGCATTACCGGTAATTCTTACCCATGGCTGGCCGGGATCTCCCCTGGAATTTATTAACGCTATAGATCCTCTGACAGATCCCGTAAAATATGGAGGAAAAGCAAGTGATGCCTTTGATGTAATTATTCCGGCTATTCCCGGCTATGGGTTTTCAGAAATTCCAACTGAAACGGGTTGGGATCCTGACCGTGTAGCCCGTGCGTGGGATATTCTCATGAAAAGACTTGGTTATAAGAAATATGTTTCTGAAGGAGGCGATCATGGCTCTGTAATATCTGATGCTTTGGCAAAACAGGCTCCTTCCGGTCTTCTGGGAATCCATCTTACGATGCCTGCTACTATTCCGGCCGGGCTTGTAAAACCCATTAATGCAGGAGATCCTCCTCCATCCGGGCTTTCAGCTTCTGAAACCCAGGCTTATCATGCCATGAGTACATTCTTTGGAAGAAATGCAGCGTATGGAGGCATGATGGTGACACGCCCTCAGACAACAGGATATCTTCTTTCCGATTCTCCGGTTGCTTTAGCCGCTTTCCTTTATGAAAAGATTGCAGAATGGAGTGAAAGTGATCTTCATCCTGAGAAGGTGATCGGACGGGATGCCATTCTGGATGATATTACCCTTTACTGGCTTACCAATACAGGAGCTTCTTCATCCCGTTTTTATTGGGAAAATAACAAAAATAATTTCAGTGCAGATGCCCAGAAAACCAAGGATATTAAAGTTCCAGTAGCAATTTCTGTATTTCCTCATGAGATCTACCAGGCTCCTGAAAGCTGGTCAAAACTTGCTTATCCTACTTTATACTATTATCATAGAGCTCCAAAAGGCGGACATTTTGCAGCATGGGAACAGCCGCAAGTTTTCACAGAAGAGCTTAGAGCAGCTTTTAAAGATCTAAGAAAAAAGCTTTAA
- a CDS encoding organic hydroperoxide resistance protein has protein sequence MESNNIHEIENSQVISVSKVLYSGKVTVTGGRDGKAKSNDGKLDIELTSPGATGNGTNPEQLLAAGWSACFIGAMHLGAAELKIVLPADLSVNTSVDLVKNDEGFFLQAHLEIHLPGMSTGKARKVVEKAHATCPYSKATRGNIKVKTDIVV, from the coding sequence ATGGAATCAAATAACATCCATGAGATAGAAAACTCTCAGGTAATATCTGTCAGCAAAGTACTTTATTCCGGAAAAGTAACCGTAACAGGAGGACGTGACGGAAAAGCTAAAAGTAATGACGGAAAATTAGATATTGAACTGACCTCTCCCGGGGCCACTGGAAACGGAACAAATCCGGAGCAGCTACTGGCGGCAGGCTGGTCTGCATGCTTTATCGGAGCTATGCATTTGGGAGCGGCTGAATTGAAAATTGTCCTTCCCGCTGATCTGTCTGTTAATACGTCTGTAGATCTGGTAAAGAATGATGAAGGATTTTTCCTTCAGGCCCATTTGGAAATCCATTTACCAGGTATGTCAACAGGTAAAGCGAGAAAAGTGGTGGAAAAAGCACATGCCACATGTCCTTATTCAAAGGCGACAAGGGGAAATATTAAGGTAAAAACAGATATAGTAGTATGA
- a CDS encoding ferritin-like domain-containing protein, with the protein MNILKLLDKLSHDKFFTTEASRLETITNMSLFGKKAAAAAVPLGLGALMTTTAKAETTETKLTGSAMKSALTDALQLALVLEYLENEYYSIGLSTPGLIPNGDRTVFMQISKHESAHVSFLKSTLTSLGTTPGSKPTFDFTANGSFMPFTDYSQFLVLAQAFEDTGVRAYKGQAGNVMSNKVVLQAALQIHSVEARHASQVRRMRANKGWIELANGGNMPSATNPVYAGEDNVNQAGYNTGTLFGAAAGSAAYDEILSGSDAQAIASLFIV; encoded by the coding sequence ATGAATATTCTTAAATTACTGGATAAGCTTTCTCATGATAAATTTTTCACCACAGAAGCTTCAAGACTGGAAACCATTACGAATATGTCATTATTCGGAAAAAAAGCAGCTGCAGCAGCGGTGCCGCTTGGCTTGGGAGCATTAATGACTACCACTGCCAAAGCAGAAACTACAGAAACAAAACTAACAGGAAGCGCCATGAAAAGCGCCCTTACTGATGCCTTACAACTGGCTCTTGTACTGGAATATCTTGAAAATGAATATTACAGCATAGGACTATCCACTCCAGGATTAATTCCCAACGGAGACAGAACTGTTTTTATGCAGATCTCCAAACATGAATCTGCCCACGTCAGCTTTCTGAAAAGTACCCTTACTTCTTTAGGAACGACCCCGGGAAGCAAACCTACGTTTGACTTTACAGCCAACGGAAGTTTTATGCCTTTTACAGATTACAGCCAGTTTCTTGTCCTTGCTCAGGCCTTTGAAGACACGGGGGTAAGAGCGTATAAAGGACAGGCAGGAAATGTAATGTCTAACAAAGTAGTGCTTCAGGCGGCACTACAGATTCACTCTGTGGAAGCCAGACATGCTTCGCAGGTAAGAAGAATGAGAGCCAATAAAGGATGGATTGAGCTTGCTAATGGAGGTAATATGCCTTCAGCAACCAATCCTGTATACGCCGGAGAAGACAATGTTAATCAGGCCGGATACAATACGGGAACTTTATTTGGAGCAGCAGCAGGTTCTGCTGCGTATGATGAAATTTTAAGTGGCAGCGATGCACAGGCCATTGCTTCACTATTCATAGTTTAG
- a CDS encoding ferritin-like domain-containing protein encodes MKKPIQVSNQGATLDTSRRNFLKLGGVGLAVAGLTIIGCNDDDDFQIIEESKYDLGTGDVGVLNYAYALEQLEADFYTKVVNNFYTGISSIEKEVFTDLYHHEVIHRDFFKAAISGATDHVLPKLEFQYPNVNFNDRNSVLATAKALEDTGVAAYNGAGKYITNAAYLVIAGKIVSVEARHASAIRNLINPGSADFSGDDVIDANGLDLAKEPKDIVAAAGAFIKTPFTWKERGIN; translated from the coding sequence ATGAAAAAACCAATTCAGGTTTCTAATCAGGGAGCTACCCTTGATACCAGCAGAAGAAACTTTTTAAAATTAGGTGGAGTAGGATTGGCTGTTGCAGGCCTTACCATCATTGGATGTAATGATGATGATGATTTTCAGATCATAGAAGAATCCAAATATGACCTTGGAACAGGCGATGTAGGTGTCTTGAATTATGCCTATGCATTGGAACAGCTGGAAGCTGATTTCTACACTAAAGTGGTTAACAATTTTTATACGGGAATCTCCAGTATTGAAAAAGAAGTGTTTACAGATCTCTATCACCATGAAGTAATTCACCGGGATTTCTTTAAAGCAGCCATTAGCGGAGCTACAGATCATGTGCTTCCTAAGCTTGAATTCCAGTATCCTAATGTGAATTTTAACGACCGTAATTCTGTGCTGGCTACAGCAAAAGCATTGGAGGACACGGGAGTAGCAGCCTATAACGGTGCCGGAAAGTATATTACCAATGCTGCCTATCTTGTGATTGCCGGTAAAATAGTTTCTGTGGAAGCCAGACACGCTTCTGCCATCAGAAACTTAATCAATCCCGGATCTGCTGATTTTTCAGGAGACGATGTCATCGATGCCAACGGGCTTGACCTTGCCAAAGAACCTAAAGATATTGTAGCGGCAGCCGGAGCATTTATAAAAACACCTTTTACCTGGAAAGAAAGAGGCATTAACTAA
- a CDS encoding fasciclin domain-containing protein, protein MNTHSKITVLAMVALSFAFSGKVTAQTMKEKTVMVGGAPMYPSKNIIENAVNSKDHKTLVAAVKAAGLVETLQSAGPFTVLAPTDAAFAKLPKGTVENLVKPENKATLTSILTYHVLPGKYSAKEIWAAVKAGNGKSMMKTVQGEDLTFWTKGKDLYIKDAKGNSAKVTIADVNQSNGVIHVIDTVLMP, encoded by the coding sequence ATGAACACACATTCAAAAATCACAGTTTTAGCAATGGTAGCTTTATCATTTGCTTTCAGCGGAAAGGTAACTGCACAGACGATGAAAGAAAAAACAGTAATGGTAGGAGGAGCTCCTATGTACCCATCCAAAAATATTATTGAAAACGCGGTCAATTCAAAAGATCACAAAACACTGGTTGCAGCAGTAAAAGCAGCCGGTTTGGTAGAAACTCTACAGAGTGCCGGACCTTTTACCGTATTAGCACCTACAGATGCTGCCTTTGCAAAACTTCCGAAAGGAACCGTAGAAAATCTTGTAAAACCTGAAAACAAAGCCACGCTTACCAGCATATTGACCTATCATGTTCTTCCTGGAAAATACAGTGCTAAAGAAATCTGGGCTGCTGTAAAAGCCGGAAACGGAAAAAGCATGATGAAAACAGTACAGGGAGAAGATCTTACTTTCTGGACTAAAGGAAAAGACCTTTACATAAAAGATGCAAAAGGAAATAGTGCAAAAGTGACCATTGCAGACGTAAACCAGTCTAACGGGGTGATCCATGTAATAGATACTGTTTTAATGCCTTAA
- the msrB gene encoding peptide-methionine (R)-S-oxide reductase MsrB, with protein MKTLVSKTILVFCTALSFGTCKAQSTLFKTKNPYYSRTSENTLKVSNSAWKKILKPELYQVAREGATETAFTGKYYEFDEKGTYYCAVCGNPLFISTSKFATTCGWPSFYQPIRKNSVRYRKDTSYHMERTEVLCGRCDSHLGHVFDDGPKPTGKRFCMNSVCLEFVPDKK; from the coding sequence ATGAAAACACTTGTTTCAAAAACCATACTTGTTTTTTGTACAGCCCTGTCTTTTGGCACCTGTAAAGCACAAAGCACACTTTTTAAAACTAAAAATCCCTATTACTCACGCACCTCAGAAAATACCCTGAAAGTAAGCAACAGTGCATGGAAAAAGATTTTAAAGCCGGAACTCTATCAGGTGGCCAGAGAAGGAGCCACAGAAACTGCTTTTACCGGTAAATATTATGAATTTGATGAGAAAGGAACCTATTACTGTGCTGTCTGTGGAAACCCTCTTTTCATTTCTACCTCCAAATTCGCAACCACCTGCGGCTGGCCCTCTTTTTATCAGCCTATCCGAAAAAACAGTGTCAGATACAGAAAAGATACCTCTTATCACATGGAGCGTACAGAAGTCCTTTGCGGAAGATGCGATTCTCACCTGGGGCATGTCTTTGATGATGGTCCGAAACCAACCGGGAAAAGATTCTGTATGAATTCTGTCTGCCTTGAATTTGTACCGGATAAAAAATAA
- a CDS encoding RNA polymerase sigma factor, producing the protein MNRKIKAIKTTYSEEELIVLLQEKNETGFHYLYDHYSGALYGIILRIVQSKEYTEEVIQDVFVKIWNSIHQYDASKGRFYTWILNIARNTAIDYLKSKGFQNELKNQSLPDFVYNSAALSTTNNSSDYIGFNNVLEGLESDKQELIDLAYYQGYTQHEISEKLKIPLGTVKTKMRNALMKLKDLLKDYQ; encoded by the coding sequence TTGAATAGAAAAATAAAAGCTATTAAAACAACCTATTCGGAAGAGGAACTTATCGTTTTATTACAAGAAAAAAACGAAACTGGTTTTCATTATCTGTATGACCACTATTCTGGTGCGCTGTACGGAATCATTCTCCGAATTGTTCAGTCTAAAGAATATACTGAAGAAGTTATTCAGGATGTCTTTGTTAAAATCTGGAATTCTATTCATCAATACGATGCTTCTAAAGGAAGATTTTATACCTGGATACTTAATATTGCAAGAAATACAGCTATTGATTATTTAAAATCAAAAGGATTTCAGAACGAACTTAAAAACCAATCACTTCCAGATTTCGTATATAATTCTGCAGCGCTTTCAACGACCAATAATTCTTCCGATTATATCGGATTTAATAATGTACTTGAAGGTCTGGAGAGTGACAAGCAGGAGCTTATTGACCTTGCTTATTATCAGGGATATACCCAGCACGAAATATCCGAAAAACTGAAGATTCCACTGGGAACGGTAAAAACGAAAATGCGGAATGCACTGATGAAATTAAAAGATTTGCTAAAAGATTATCAATAA
- a CDS encoding anti-sigma factor → MNTKEYISSGIIESYILGHASPEEAGILECVMKNNAEVKAAFEEAQQTLEHLATAQAVTPPSDLKSKIWNKIQQEQTFEKAASTLSVDIPETKNRTETAERVIIRENSSWKPYAIAASVLFLISVAGNVFMMNTQSSDKKQMALLAAETKHQNEQMKKMNQKLDMFSNPDMKMVMLNGVEKHADAKAMVFWDKKTKEVYLNAEKLPKAPEGMQYQLWAIEDGKPVNAGMYTEEKDSHIALANIPNAQAFAITLEKEGGSNVPTMENMFVMGGV, encoded by the coding sequence TTGAACACTAAAGAATACATATCATCCGGAATTATAGAATCTTATATTCTAGGCCATGCTTCTCCTGAGGAGGCGGGGATTTTGGAGTGTGTGATGAAAAATAATGCTGAAGTAAAAGCTGCTTTTGAAGAAGCCCAACAAACTTTGGAACATCTGGCTACAGCCCAGGCTGTAACACCTCCAAGTGATTTGAAATCTAAGATCTGGAATAAAATTCAGCAGGAGCAGACTTTTGAAAAGGCAGCTTCTACTCTTTCCGTGGATATTCCTGAAACAAAAAATCGTACAGAAACCGCAGAAAGAGTGATAATTAGGGAGAACAGCAGCTGGAAACCCTATGCAATAGCAGCTTCTGTATTATTCCTGATCAGTGTTGCCGGAAACGTATTCATGATGAATACCCAATCATCTGATAAAAAACAGATGGCTTTACTGGCTGCAGAGACTAAGCATCAGAATGAGCAGATGAAAAAGATGAATCAGAAGCTTGATATGTTCTCGAATCCTGATATGAAGATGGTAATGCTGAACGGTGTAGAAAAGCACGCCGACGCAAAAGCAATGGTTTTTTGGGATAAAAAGACAAAAGAAGTCTATCTGAATGCAGAAAAACTGCCGAAAGCTCCTGAAGGAATGCAATATCAGCTTTGGGCTATCGAAGACGGAAAACCTGTGAATGCAGGAATGTATACCGAGGAAAAGGACAGCCACATTGCTTTGGCCAATATCCCTAATGCTCAGGCTTTTGCCATTACGCTTGAAAAAGAAGGAGGAAGTAACGTTCCTACTATGGAAAATATGTTTGTAATGGGAGGAGTTTAA